The proteins below come from a single Pedobacter aquae genomic window:
- the hisIE gene encoding bifunctional phosphoribosyl-AMP cyclohydrolase/phosphoribosyl-ATP diphosphatase HisIE, with protein MKIDFQKSDGLVPVIIQDEQTLEVLMLGYMNEEAYLKTEQEGKVTFFSRSKNRLWTKGEESGNFLFVKSISIDCDKDTILIKANPVGPTCHTGSRSCFFTDYNQNFIFKLEAIIKDRYDNPSQESYVNKLRQKGLNKIAQKVGEEGVETVIAALAETDADFINESSDLVFHLLVLLKEKGFTLEDIAKNLEGRHK; from the coding sequence GTGAAAATAGATTTCCAAAAAAGCGATGGCTTAGTGCCAGTAATAATTCAGGATGAGCAAACATTAGAAGTTTTAATGTTAGGCTACATGAATGAAGAAGCTTATTTAAAAACAGAGCAAGAAGGAAAAGTCACTTTTTTTTCTCGTTCAAAAAATAGGTTATGGACAAAAGGTGAAGAAAGCGGAAATTTTCTTTTTGTAAAATCTATCAGTATAGATTGTGACAAAGACACCATTTTAATAAAAGCTAACCCGGTTGGACCAACCTGCCATACAGGTTCTAGAAGTTGCTTTTTTACTGATTATAATCAAAACTTCATCTTTAAACTAGAAGCTATCATTAAAGATAGGTACGATAACCCTAGTCAAGAATCATACGTTAATAAACTACGCCAAAAAGGATTAAATAAAATTGCACAAAAAGTTGGCGAAGAAGGTGTAGAAACCGTAATTGCCGCTTTAGCAGAAACAGATGCAGATTTTATAAACGAATCTTCTGATTTAGTTTTCCATCTTTTGGTTCTTTTAAAAGAAAAAGGCTTCACGCTAGAAGATATTGCTAAAAACCTAGAAGGCAGACATAAATAG
- a CDS encoding type II toxin-antitoxin system RelE/ParE family toxin produces the protein MINEIVWSPESENDLSIILEYLVSKWNIKVATHFLDEIEHQIQLIDSNPKLYPIIHKEQQFRQCVITKHNSLIYGHENKQIIILRIFDTRQNPKKLKFQ, from the coding sequence ATGATTAATGAGATAGTTTGGTCTCCTGAATCTGAAAATGATTTATCCATTATCCTAGAATACCTTGTATCAAAATGGAATATTAAAGTTGCTACCCATTTTTTAGATGAAATTGAGCATCAAATACAACTCATAGACAGTAACCCTAAATTGTATCCTATAATTCATAAAGAACAACAGTTTAGACAATGTGTCATCACAAAACATAATAGTTTGATTTACGGTCATGAAAACAAACAGATTATTATCCTAAGAATTTTTGACACGAGACAAAATCCAAAAAAATTAAAATTTCAGTAA